In a single window of the Etheostoma spectabile isolate EspeVRDwgs_2016 chromosome 3, UIUC_Espe_1.0, whole genome shotgun sequence genome:
- the olfcn1 gene encoding extracellular calcium-sensing receptor yields MIGGIFPIFNKEILSSTSTFKSKPLGVKCEGFDLRAFRWTQMMIFAIEEINKDPALLSNISLGYRILNSCASPTNTIRAALTLASVPEKIELNCPPAISALIAESGSSQXXXXAGTLGPFGVPTVSYFSTCVCLSDRAKYPTFFRTIPSDYFQAKALAALVKRFGWQWIGAIQSDNDYGRSGILAFTEEVKKLGVCIAFVGTILRTYTMDKILHVVEMIKQSTVKVILAFVPEGDFYPLMKEVVKQNITGIQWIASEAWITATRPSTPEIYQAFGGTLGFVVQKMAIQNLKSFLTGINPYTDPSAAFVRDFWGIMVGCQPVLPGEHTGTEVSNKICKGNETLMNSQNVFFNVTQLRVAYNVYKAVYAIAHALHQLVFCQPVGETNMRPCLNISEIQPKEVTDHLQKVHFRNPFGDDVFFDVNGDFPASYDIINWQLIDGQVQHVTLGIFFSAANGDYKLSIQEEDIVWRTGKTVPKSVCSNVCPVGSRKAQMKGKPTCCFDCIQCADGTIANSTGATDCTPCPQEYWSNEKKDECIPKAIEFLTYHEPMGIAITVVSLFGASLSLAMMMVFIHYRETPVIKASNCELSCFLLFSLFLCFLCPLTFIGRPTVWTCMLRHTAFGVTFALCISCVLGKTIVVVTAFKATFPGNKFGGKFGPAQQKMIVCSCTLIQMIICVLWLKLSPPFPDMVFRYSNKKIVLECNTGSEAAFYAVLGYIGILAILCLVLAFLARKLPDNFNEAKFITFSMLIFCTVWITFIPAYLSSPGKFTVAVEIFAILSSAFGLLISIFAPKCYIILIKPEKNTKKHVMGKTLN; encoded by the exons ATGATCGGGGGGATTTTTCCCATTTTCAACAAAGAGATACTAAGTAGCACTTCTACATTCAAGAGCAAGCCACTTGGAGTAAAGTGTGAAGG ATTTGACCTGAGAGCTTTTCGATGGACCCAAATGATGATATTTGCAAttgaagaaataaacaaagatcCGGCTCTCCTCTCAAATATATCTCTTGGCTATAGGATCCTTAACTCTTGTGCATCTCCTACAAATACTATACGTGCTGCACTAACACTGGCTAGTGTACCAGagaaaattgaactgaattgtcCTCCAGCCATATCTGCCCTCATAGCAGAGTCAGGATCCTCTCAGTNNNNNNNNNNGGCTGGAACTCTTGGACCATTTGGAGTGCCAACA GTAAGTTACTTCTCAACATGTGTCTGCCTAAGTGACAGAGCTAAATACCCTACGTTTTTTCGGACAATCCCAAGTGACTACTTCCAGGCAAAAGCTTTGGCAGCACTGGTCAAACGTTTTGGCTGGCAGTGGATTGGGGCCATACAGTCAGACAATGACTATGGGCGAAGTGGTATCCTGGCTTTTACTGAGGAGGTTAAAAAGCTGGGGgtttgtattgcatttgtcgGTACAATTCTACGTACATACACTATGGATAAAATTCTGCATGTTGTGGAAATGATCAAGCAGTCGACTGTCAAAGTCATTCTTGCTTTTGTTCCAGAGGGTGACTTTTACCCTTTGATGAAAGAGGTTGTGAAACAGAACATAACAGGAATTCAGTGGATTGCCAGTGAGGCCTGGATAACAGCAACTCGACCTTCCACACCTGAAATCTACCAAGCTTTTGGTGGAACCCTAGGATTTGTAGTGCAGAAGATGGCTATTCAAAATCTAAAATCATTTCTTACAGGCATTAACCCTTATACTGATCCAAGTGCAGCCTTTGTGAGGGACTTCTGGGGGATTATGGTCGGCTGTCAACCTGTTTTACCTGGGGAACACACAGGTACTGAGGTATCTAATAAAATATGCAAAGGCAATGAGACATTAATGAATTCCCAGAATGTGTTCTTCAATGTAACACAGCTCAGAGTGGCCTATAATGTGTATAAAGCAGTTTATGCCATTGCACATGCCCTGCATCAGCTGGTATTTTGTCAGCCAGTTGGAGAAACAAATATGAGGCCATGTTTGAATATATCAGAAATTCAGCCCAAAGAG GTCACTGATCACCTACAAAAAGTGCATTTTAGGAATCCGTTTGGGGATGATGTATTTTTTGATGTCAATGGTGACTTTCCTGCTTCTTATGATATTATCAACTGGCAGCTGATAGATGGGCAGGTGCAACATGTCACActgggtatttttttttctgctgctaaTGGTGATTATAAGCTCAGCATCCAGGAAGAAGACATTGTGTGGAGGACAGGGAAAACG gtTCCGAAGTCGGTGTGCTCTAATGTTTGTCCAGTAGGAAGTAGGAAAGCTCAAATGAAGGGAAAACCCACCTGCTGTTTTGACTGTATCCAATGCGCTGATGGAACTATAGCCAACTCAACAG GTGCAACCGACTGCACACCATGTCCACAGGAATACTGGTCCAATGAGAAGAAAGATGAATGCATTCCTAAAGCAATTGAGTTTCTGACATATCACGAGCCAATGGGAATAGCTATCACAGTTGTATCCCTGTTCGGGGCCTCCCTGTCACTGGCCATGATGATGGTCTTTATCCACTACAGAGAGACTCCTGTGATAAAGGCCAGCAACTGCGAGCTGAGctgtttcctgttgttttctctttttttgtgttttctctgtccGCTCACTTTCATCGGCAGACCCACAGTCTGGACATGCATGCTGCGCCACACAGCTTTCGGTGTGACATTTGCACTTTGTATATCATGCGTCTTGGGAAAAACAATTGTTGTTGTTACAGCTTTCAAAGCCACATTTCCTGGCAACAAATTTGGAGGAAAGTTTGGTCCGGCACAGCAAAAGATGATTGTTTGCTCCTGCACTTTGATTCAGATGATAATATGTGTGTTGTGGCTTAAATTAAGCCCACCTTTCCCAGACATGGTTTTCAGATACAGCAATAAGAAGATTGTTTTAGAATGTAACACAGGCTCTGAGGCTGCTTTCTATGCAGTGCTGGGGTACATAGGGATCCTTGCAATACTGTGTTTGGTCCTGGCATTTCTAGCAAGAAAGTTACCTGATAACTTTAATGAAGCCAAATTCATCACCTTCAGCATGCTAATATTCTGTACTGTCTGGATCACCTTTATCCCAGCGTACTTGAGCTCTCCTGGGAAGTTCACTGTAGCTGTGGAAATATTTGCAATTTTGTCTTCAGCATTTGGCTTATTAATTAGCATATTTGCACCTAAATGTTACATAATATTGATCAAGCCAGAGAAAAATACCAAGAAGCATGTCATGGGAAAAACTTTGAACTAA